In Candidatus Electrothrix scaldis, the genomic window GACGACAAATGGCTTGCCCTGACAGATTTCCAGAAAAGCGCTCCGGTACATGCGGAGTTGACACTCACACGGAAAAGTGATACACGAGTTGAGGTGTATGGCAATCTGGATGTCGGGCTGCTGTTGGCCTGCGACCGTTGTCTTGCTGACTATAGTTTTGCTGTTCAGGTGAGTTTTCATTACATCCTGGACAGGGAAAGCGAAGAAAGCGGTCATATAAAAGAACTCGAATGCACAACGGCTAATCTTGATATTATTCAGGTAGAAGAGCCTGCTGTGGATATTCCAGATTTGCTTCGGCAGCAGTTGTATTTGGTGTTGCCGGAAAAGAAGATATGCTCGCCAGCCTGCAAAGGACTGTGTATACAGTGCGGAACAAATCTGAATGACGGCGCATGTTCCTGTGATCAGGAAATGAGTAACTCCCCTTTTGCAGTTTTGGCATCGCTGAAAAAAGGCTAAATGCGGCCTTAAAGGCGAACGATATATAATAATAAAATAATCTGAATAATATTCAGGACAATTACGTTTTTTTCTTCAGGAGGAAGGTCATGGCATTACCAAAAAGACGACATTCTCGTTCACGAACCCGGAAACGCAGAGCGCATGATTTTTTGACCGGTCCCAGCGTGGGCCGTTGCCCGGAATGCGGTGAGCCGAAAATGCCGCATCAATTATGTTCCGGTTGTGGAACCTATAAAGGGAAAACTTTTTATCAGTTCGGAGACGAGCTGGATTAGGCTGACCTGTGAAGATAGCCCTTGATGCGATGGGTGGTGATCAGGGGCCTGAGTTGTTGATTGATGGAGCGCTCCAAGCTCTTAAGAAAAATAAGGAGCTTTCTGTTGTCCTGCTTGGCCCTGAAGATCTGCTCAAAGAACGGGTTGCGCAATGCGCCGAGTCTGGCAGCATTACCGAACGACTGCTTATTGAGCATGCCCCTGAGACCATAACTATGGAAGAGTCCCCTGTGGAAGCCATCCGCAAGAAAAAGGACTCAACCATAATGCTCGGTTTTAATTTGGTGAAGAATGGGCAGGCGGATGCTGTGGTTTCGGCTGGTCATTCCGGGGCTACTATGGCAGCAGCCATACGAAAACTTGGGCGGTTAGACGGAGTTTCCCGCCCAGGTATTGCCAGTCTGTTTCCTACCCGAAAGGCTCCGGTCATGCTGATGGATATCGGTGCTAATGTCGATTGCCGTCCCCAGCATCTTTGTCAGTTTGCTGTCATGGCCTCTTCTTGTTTTGCCCTTC contains:
- a CDS encoding DUF177 domain-containing protein gives rise to the protein MKVQFTDISTAGSRYIITDDKWLALTDFQKSAPVHAELTLTRKSDTRVEVYGNLDVGLLLACDRCLADYSFAVQVSFHYILDRESEESGHIKELECTTANLDIIQVEEPAVDIPDLLRQQLYLVLPEKKICSPACKGLCIQCGTNLNDGACSCDQEMSNSPFAVLASLKKG
- the rpmF gene encoding 50S ribosomal protein L32 → MALPKRRHSRSRTRKRRAHDFLTGPSVGRCPECGEPKMPHQLCSGCGTYKGKTFYQFGDELD
- the plsX gene encoding phosphate acyltransferase PlsX, which translates into the protein MKIALDAMGGDQGPELLIDGALQALKKNKELSVVLLGPEDLLKERVAQCAESGSITERLLIEHAPETITMEESPVEAIRKKKDSTIMLGFNLVKNGQADAVVSAGHSGATMAAAIRKLGRLDGVSRPGIASLFPTRKAPVMLMDIGANVDCRPQHLCQFAVMASSCFALLQNKKNPRVGLLSIGSEPGKGNALIKETHERLSRSNLNFAGNVEGRDVYSGELDVVVCDGFVGNISLKISEGLAEAAMHMLKDEIMKSVQAKIGYLLIRKAFSAFRKRVDYAEYGGAPLLGINGIGIICHGSSSSVAICNAIGEAAKLVEYKVNDSIVQSLQQHIPRSC